A genomic window from Halomonas sp. LR3S48 includes:
- the cheZ gene encoding protein phosphatase CheZ, producing MSANEQPGQAQAAGAAGEELVQRIGQLTRMLRESMRELGLDKEIEKAAEAIPDARDRLSYVATMTEQAAERALNAIDRAQPLQDAISSGAESLDKRWAEWFAEPKELDEARDLVKQTRSYLAEVPDKTQATQKELLEIMMAQDFQDLTGQVIKKMMDVIREIEHQLVQVLIDNVPEEVARESMQRKANDQWETEARRREESLLNGPQIKPGADVMTNQDQVDDLLDQLGF from the coding sequence ATGAGCGCAAACGAGCAGCCAGGCCAGGCTCAAGCGGCCGGTGCCGCCGGCGAGGAACTGGTCCAGCGTATCGGACAGTTGACCCGCATGCTGCGTGAGAGCATGCGCGAGTTGGGTCTGGACAAGGAAATCGAGAAGGCGGCCGAGGCGATTCCCGATGCGCGGGATCGGCTGAGTTACGTGGCTACCATGACCGAGCAGGCCGCGGAGCGTGCCCTCAACGCCATCGATCGTGCCCAGCCGCTGCAGGACGCGATCAGCAGTGGCGCTGAGTCGCTGGACAAGCGCTGGGCCGAGTGGTTCGCCGAACCCAAGGAACTCGACGAGGCGCGCGACCTGGTCAAGCAGACGCGCTCCTACCTGGCTGAGGTGCCCGACAAGACCCAGGCCACCCAGAAGGAGCTGCTCGAGATCATGATGGCCCAGGACTTCCAGGATCTGACGGGGCAGGTGATCAAGAAGATGATGGACGTCATCCGCGAGATCGAGCACCAGCTGGTACAGGTATTGATCGACAACGTCCCCGAGGAAGTGGCCCGCGAGAGCATGCAGCGCAAGGCCAACGATCAATGGGAGACAGAAGCGCGACGTCGCGAGGAAAGCCTGCTCAACGGTCCCCAGATCAAGCCGGGAGCCGACGTCATGACGAACCAGGATCAGGTCGACGATCTACTGGATCAGCTCGGCTTCTGA
- a CDS encoding CheR family methyltransferase — protein MEPGQWSGLGHLERDLVLTDEDFSRIRQLIYQRAGIVLAEHKREMVYSRLAKRLRHHGLTRFSDYLEKLARQPDAREWEAFTNALTTNLTAFFREMHHFPLLAEHARNSSGPVRVWSAAASTGEEPYSIAMTLLETLGPRAADARVVATDIDTEALTRARAGVYPVEQVRKIDEERVKRFFQKGRGQHEGLARVRPEVSSMVEFLSMNLLAPQWQIKGPFDAIFCRNVMIYFDKETQARILERFAPLLKPDGLLFAGHSENFSYISKVFRLRGQTVYTLADRGGAKG, from the coding sequence ATGGAACCGGGGCAATGGTCCGGGCTGGGTCATCTCGAGCGTGATCTGGTCCTCACCGACGAAGACTTTTCCCGGATTCGCCAGCTGATCTATCAGCGCGCAGGTATCGTGCTGGCTGAACACAAGCGCGAGATGGTCTACAGTCGTCTGGCCAAGCGCTTGCGCCATCACGGCCTGACCCGCTTCAGCGACTACCTGGAGAAGCTGGCGCGCCAGCCCGATGCGCGAGAGTGGGAGGCGTTCACCAATGCGTTGACGACCAACCTCACGGCCTTTTTCCGCGAGATGCATCATTTTCCCCTGCTGGCCGAGCATGCTCGCAATTCCAGCGGGCCGGTACGCGTCTGGAGCGCAGCCGCCTCGACCGGGGAGGAGCCGTATTCGATCGCCATGACCCTGCTCGAAACCCTGGGGCCGCGGGCGGCGGACGCTCGAGTGGTAGCCACCGACATCGATACCGAGGCGCTGACGCGTGCTCGGGCCGGTGTCTATCCCGTCGAACAGGTTCGCAAGATCGATGAGGAGCGAGTCAAGCGTTTCTTCCAGAAGGGGCGTGGGCAGCACGAAGGGCTGGCCAGGGTGCGACCGGAGGTGTCATCGATGGTGGAGTTCCTGTCGATGAACCTGCTGGCGCCGCAGTGGCAGATCAAGGGTCCCTTCGATGCCATCTTCTGTCGCAACGTGATGATTTACTTCGACAAGGAGACTCAGGCGCGTATTCTCGAGCGCTTTGCCCCGTTGCTCAAGCCCGATGGTCTTCTGTTCGCCGGCCACTCGGAGAATTTCTCCTATATCAGCAAGGTGTTCCGCCTGCGAGGTCAGACGGTCTATACCTTGGCGGATCGTGGCGGCGCGAAGGGGTGA
- a CDS encoding protein-glutamate methylesterase/protein-glutamine glutaminase: MGSNRIKVLCVDDSALIRDLLSEIINSQPDMEVVAVAPDPLVARDLIKRLNPDVLTLDVEMPRMDGLDFLERLMRLRPMPVLMVSSLTQAGSEITLRALELGAVDFVAKPSLGIRNGMLEYANDIAEKIRAAAKSRPRQARQAPATPRAALKAPLVSSEKLIIIGASTGGTEAIRAVLEPLPANSPAILITQHMPGGFTRSFAERLNRLCNITVKEASDGERVLPGHAYIAPGDAHLKLARSGANYVARLDDGPPVNRHRPSVDVLFHSAATQAGRNAIGVILTGMGKDGAAGLLEMRQAGSSTLAQDEASCVVFGMPREAIALGGAAEVASLDDIPERLMELVAASGRAQRV; encoded by the coding sequence TTGGGCTCGAACAGGATCAAGGTGCTGTGTGTCGATGACTCGGCGCTGATTCGTGACCTTCTCAGTGAGATCATCAACTCGCAGCCGGACATGGAAGTCGTGGCCGTGGCGCCGGACCCTTTGGTGGCGCGCGACTTGATCAAGCGTCTCAACCCGGATGTCCTGACACTCGATGTCGAGATGCCGCGCATGGATGGCCTCGACTTCCTCGAGCGATTGATGCGCCTGCGGCCGATGCCGGTGTTGATGGTGTCGTCGCTAACCCAGGCCGGTTCGGAGATCACCCTGCGCGCATTGGAGCTGGGGGCGGTGGATTTTGTCGCCAAGCCGTCGCTGGGTATCCGCAACGGCATGTTGGAGTATGCCAACGACATCGCCGAAAAGATTCGTGCCGCGGCCAAGTCGCGCCCGCGCCAGGCCCGCCAGGCCCCAGCGACGCCGCGGGCGGCCTTGAAGGCACCGCTGGTATCGAGCGAGAAGCTGATCATCATCGGGGCCTCCACGGGAGGCACGGAAGCGATCCGCGCCGTGCTCGAGCCGCTGCCGGCCAACAGCCCGGCCATCCTCATCACCCAGCACATGCCCGGCGGCTTCACTCGCTCCTTCGCCGAGCGGCTGAACCGGCTCTGCAACATCACCGTGAAGGAAGCCAGCGACGGCGAGCGAGTATTGCCGGGCCATGCCTATATCGCGCCGGGCGACGCTCACCTGAAGCTGGCGCGCAGCGGGGCGAACTACGTGGCCCGGCTCGACGACGGGCCGCCGGTCAATCGTCACCGCCCTTCGGTGGACGTGCTGTTTCATTCCGCTGCCACCCAGGCGGGGCGCAATGCCATCGGAGTGATTCTCACCGGCATGGGCAAGGACGGGGCTGCAGGGCTGCTCGAGATGCGGCAGGCGGGTTCGTCCACCCTGGCCCAGGACGAGGCAAGCTGCGTGGTCTTCGGCATGCCTCGCGAGGCGATCGCCCTGGGGGGAGCTGCCGAAGTGGCAAGCCTGGACGATATTCCCGAGCGCTTGATGGAGCTGGTAGCGGCTTCGGGCCGTGCACAGCGAGTCTGA
- a CDS encoding methyl-accepting chemotaxis protein → MRDNQPVTQREYKLSDEHLLISRTDLEGRITYANSAFVEVSGYSHEEMIGAPHNLIRHPDMPPEAFDDLWKTIKKGNTWQGVVKNRRKDGDHYWVQATVTPILEDGKCQGYTSVRAPVEPAVAEAAARAYAQLRKGSRKLSVKQGQLVRRGLLGALSRLNVHTIRAKLVTLTLIPVLLLMLSGAVGLYGLKVSGDRVAYLNDNGVQDIADLQRIDQLLSQLMTDLERPVRNPRALRLEQIQELANQSEGVVERIDASWESFLDGEDTARGEVAALDAQLGVAIADGIRPTLQALIDGSGFAAYEAYNDVLRPEVDAISESINVLVEGKLDYANQLAEEAQRGQVVMLTGQIAALSIGILFLILLGVWTMRAITRPLRRAVDFTLQIASGNLAVRSPDRTRDEIGLLLGALNTMRKSLYSTTRSVQQGIDVVTPASRSIARGNEDLSARTEQQAASLQETASSMEEMTTTVQQNTDNARQASGLALDNAGRVRDTGELMHGVVQTMARITAGAEKMKDIINVIDSIAFQTNILALNASVEAARAGEQGRGFAVVAGEVRNLAGRSADAAKEIRQLIDGSASEIHEGASQVQRAESAMAEVVAASQRVNDIMGEITAASEEQSSGIGQINQAITEMDQVTQQNAERVQQSARAASDLQRQAELLDRAIRVFRLRGAGLEQVATQEQERTSETSSERSRSATPALLHDPLPAKRASGKSSKATADEEWETF, encoded by the coding sequence ATGCGTGACAATCAGCCGGTAACACAGCGGGAATACAAGTTGAGTGATGAGCATCTGCTCATCAGTCGAACGGACCTGGAAGGGCGGATTACCTACGCCAACTCCGCGTTCGTCGAGGTCAGTGGTTATTCTCACGAAGAGATGATCGGGGCACCCCATAACTTGATTCGCCATCCCGACATGCCGCCTGAGGCCTTCGATGACCTGTGGAAGACCATCAAGAAAGGGAATACCTGGCAAGGGGTCGTCAAGAATCGGCGCAAGGATGGCGACCATTACTGGGTGCAGGCGACGGTCACGCCGATTCTCGAGGACGGCAAGTGCCAAGGCTACACCTCGGTACGGGCTCCGGTTGAGCCGGCCGTCGCCGAGGCGGCGGCTCGCGCCTATGCCCAGCTTCGTAAAGGGAGCCGGAAACTGTCAGTCAAACAGGGCCAACTGGTGCGCCGCGGGCTGCTGGGTGCGCTCTCGCGGCTCAACGTCCATACCATTCGGGCCAAGCTGGTTACCCTGACCCTGATTCCGGTGCTGCTGCTCATGCTCAGCGGCGCCGTGGGGCTCTATGGCCTCAAGGTATCGGGAGACCGCGTTGCCTACCTCAACGACAACGGTGTGCAGGATATCGCCGACCTGCAGCGTATCGACCAATTGCTGAGCCAGTTGATGACCGACCTGGAGCGCCCGGTGCGCAACCCCAGGGCGTTGCGTCTGGAGCAGATCCAGGAGCTGGCCAATCAATCCGAAGGTGTCGTCGAGCGAATCGATGCCTCCTGGGAGAGCTTCCTCGACGGCGAGGATACCGCGCGTGGAGAAGTGGCTGCCCTCGACGCCCAACTTGGCGTCGCCATCGCCGACGGCATCCGCCCGACGCTGCAAGCGCTGATCGACGGCAGCGGCTTTGCCGCCTACGAGGCCTACAACGATGTGCTGCGACCGGAAGTTGATGCCATCAGCGAGAGCATCAACGTACTGGTCGAGGGCAAGCTCGACTATGCCAATCAACTGGCTGAAGAAGCCCAGCGCGGTCAGGTCGTGATGCTTACGGGCCAGATTGCGGCGCTGTCGATCGGCATCCTGTTCCTGATCCTGCTGGGGGTCTGGACCATGCGGGCGATTACCCGGCCGCTGCGCCGCGCCGTGGATTTCACCTTGCAGATCGCCTCGGGCAACCTGGCGGTGCGCTCGCCGGATCGTACGCGCGACGAGATCGGCTTGTTGCTCGGTGCGCTGAACACCATGCGCAAGAGCCTCTACAGCACCACCCGCAGCGTGCAGCAGGGCATCGACGTCGTGACCCCGGCGTCACGCTCCATCGCCCGCGGCAACGAGGATCTCTCGGCGCGCACCGAGCAGCAGGCCGCCTCGCTGCAGGAAACCGCCTCCAGCATGGAGGAGATGACCACCACGGTGCAGCAGAACACCGACAACGCCCGCCAGGCCAGCGGGCTGGCGCTGGACAACGCCGGCCGCGTGCGCGATACCGGCGAGCTGATGCATGGCGTGGTGCAGACGATGGCCCGCATCACGGCCGGCGCCGAGAAGATGAAGGACATCATCAACGTGATCGACTCGATCGCGTTCCAGACCAACATCCTGGCGCTGAACGCCTCGGTGGAGGCGGCGCGGGCGGGCGAGCAGGGCCGCGGCTTCGCCGTGGTGGCCGGCGAGGTGCGCAACCTGGCCGGACGCAGTGCGGACGCCGCCAAGGAGATCCGCCAGCTGATCGACGGCTCGGCCAGCGAAATCCACGAAGGGGCCAGCCAGGTGCAGCGTGCCGAGAGCGCGATGGCCGAAGTGGTGGCGGCCTCGCAGCGGGTCAACGACATCATGGGCGAGATCACGGCGGCGTCCGAGGAGCAGAGCAGCGGCATCGGCCAGATCAACCAGGCCATCACTGAGATGGACCAGGTGACCCAGCAGAATGCCGAGCGCGTGCAGCAGAGCGCGCGGGCGGCAAGCGACCTGCAGCGCCAGGCGGAGCTGCTCGACCGTGCGATTCGCGTCTTCCGGCTGCGTGGTGCCGGGCTCGAGCAGGTTGCTACCCAAGAGCAGGAGCGAACCTCGGAGACTTCCTCCGAGCGTTCGCGGTCCGCCACCCCCGCCTTGTTGCATGACCCGCTTCCCGCGAAGCGTGCTTCTGGCAAGTCAAGCAAGGCGACAGCCGATGAAGAGTGGGAAACATTTTGA
- the cheY gene encoding chemotaxis response regulator CheY → MADKNMSFLVVDDFPTMRRIVRSLLKELGYTNVEEAEDGQEALSKLRSGSFEFVVSDWNMPNLDGLEMLKQIRADDALKQLPVLMVTAEAKKENIIAAAQAGASGYVVKPFTAATLEEKLNKIFEKLGK, encoded by the coding sequence ATGGCTGACAAGAACATGAGCTTTCTGGTGGTCGATGACTTTCCGACCATGCGCCGGATCGTTCGGAGCCTGTTGAAGGAGCTCGGCTACACCAATGTCGAAGAAGCCGAAGACGGACAGGAGGCGTTGAGCAAGCTGCGCTCGGGCTCCTTCGAGTTCGTGGTGTCCGACTGGAACATGCCAAACCTCGATGGCCTGGAGATGCTCAAGCAGATCCGCGCCGACGATGCGCTCAAGCAGTTGCCGGTGCTGATGGTGACCGCCGAGGCGAAGAAGGAGAACATAATCGCGGCAGCTCAGGCCGGGGCCAGCGGCTACGTGGTGAAGCCGTTTACCGCCGCCACGCTGGAAGAGAAGCTCAACAAGATTTTCGAGAAGCTGGGCAAGTGA
- the flhB gene encoding flagellar biosynthesis protein FlhB: MADESSDQEKTEEATPRRLEKAREDGQVARSRELTTFMLLLGGVVGMWSMGAMLYDQLGLVMEQAFLFERRQAFETGPMLSNVLDLGSRTLVSMMPLFLLLTLVALVAPALLGGWLISAKSLKPQMSKLNPFKGLKRMFGTQALVELFKAVAKSVLIGGVGMAYLYFKRGEYLSLLDQPTTQALARALMMAAEACGLMVLTLLVVILIDVPYQLWNHAKKLRMSKDEIKREHKESEGDPHLKARIRSQQQAMARGRMMSKVPEADVIITNPTHYAVALQYDEKGMGAPRVVAKGADRVAARIRELAEEAGVPLLQAPPLARALYHHVDLEHEIPFDLYTAVAEVLAWAFRLKHVSREGGEVPPTPENLPIPENLEVPAADAVAGDADQDTAGPGGERR, encoded by the coding sequence ATGGCCGACGAAAGCAGTGATCAGGAAAAGACCGAAGAGGCCACGCCTCGACGCCTGGAGAAGGCGCGCGAGGACGGCCAGGTCGCCCGTTCCCGGGAATTGACCACCTTCATGCTGCTGTTGGGCGGCGTGGTGGGTATGTGGTCGATGGGAGCGATGCTCTACGATCAGCTCGGGCTGGTGATGGAGCAGGCCTTCCTGTTCGAGCGTCGTCAAGCCTTCGAAACCGGTCCCATGCTGAGCAACGTGCTCGACCTGGGCAGCCGTACGCTGGTGTCCATGATGCCGCTGTTCCTGTTGCTGACGTTAGTGGCGTTGGTGGCGCCGGCGCTGCTGGGGGGCTGGCTGATTTCGGCCAAATCGCTCAAGCCCCAGATGTCGAAGCTCAACCCTTTCAAGGGTCTGAAGCGCATGTTCGGTACCCAGGCACTGGTCGAACTGTTCAAGGCGGTGGCCAAGTCGGTGCTCATCGGTGGGGTCGGCATGGCGTATCTCTATTTCAAGCGCGGGGAGTACCTGTCGCTGTTGGATCAACCGACGACCCAGGCGTTGGCCCGAGCGCTGATGATGGCGGCCGAGGCCTGCGGCTTGATGGTGCTGACGCTGCTGGTGGTGATACTGATCGACGTGCCCTACCAGCTTTGGAACCATGCCAAGAAGTTGCGCATGTCGAAGGACGAGATCAAGCGCGAGCACAAGGAGTCCGAGGGCGATCCGCACCTCAAGGCACGGATCCGCTCCCAGCAACAGGCAATGGCGCGCGGTCGCATGATGAGCAAGGTGCCCGAGGCGGATGTCATCATCACCAACCCGACGCACTATGCAGTAGCGCTACAGTATGATGAGAAGGGCATGGGGGCGCCGAGGGTAGTAGCCAAGGGCGCCGACAGGGTGGCGGCGCGTATCCGCGAACTCGCCGAGGAAGCGGGTGTGCCGCTTCTGCAGGCCCCGCCGCTGGCTCGTGCCCTGTATCACCACGTCGATCTCGAGCATGAGATTCCGTTTGACCTGTATACCGCCGTAGCGGAAGTCCTGGCCTGGGCCTTCCGTCTCAAGCACGTGTCACGAGAGGGGGGAGAGGTGCCGCCTACACCAGAGAATTTGCCCATACCGGAAAACCTGGAAGTGCCAGCCGCCGACGCGGTCGCTGGCGACGCTGACCAGGATACCGCCGGGCCCGGCGGAGAGCGTCGATGA
- a CDS encoding methyl-accepting chemotaxis protein — translation MSRLIRNISINVSVIAALVSFAVLIGVVALLSFLSERQAERVMTDLDRINTQQLNEVNRADALLNLARVSLEIASNQIMLGRMADANQQLDVAVDRMERAEARLSSFSAAPKSDESLEMAQRLEQNFTTVLGLVREQHEALDQLNTPGFGKLRDELIEPSAALAASMTEFVHYGFSTGQAMTAEFRARADRFAIIKLGALVLAALVLVLVYVGLRATVIRPLNSAVKHLQTIAKADLTSKIPEGSRNEIGKLFNAMRNMQQSLTRIVGQVRDGSGSIHIGTREIASGNADLSSRTEQQAASLQETAASMEELTATVRQNADNARQASGLALDASTTAERGGEVVDRVVKTMGSISTSSRKISDITSVIDSIAFQTNILALNASVEAARAGEQGRGFAVVAGEVRNLASRSATAAKEIKDLIDGSVAQVKEGSTLAEQAGETMDEVVKAVRRVTDIMDEISAASQEQSDGIEQVSQAVGQMDQVTQQNASLVQQATVAAASLEEQASRLEQAVAVFRLTGDAQQVSQAGASQRRGGASPGEATLAQRTGVPALAKPTGGAQPTTRQAAEIDPKPKRKTQAEPVAEGEWEEF, via the coding sequence ATGAGTCGCCTGATTCGAAATATCAGTATCAACGTTTCCGTGATTGCCGCCTTGGTCAGCTTCGCCGTGCTGATCGGCGTGGTGGCACTGCTCTCGTTCCTGTCGGAGCGTCAGGCGGAGCGGGTCATGACGGACCTCGACCGCATCAATACCCAGCAGCTCAACGAGGTCAATCGTGCCGATGCCTTGCTCAACTTAGCGCGCGTCAGTCTCGAGATTGCCTCCAACCAGATCATGTTGGGGCGCATGGCCGATGCCAATCAGCAGCTCGATGTCGCGGTGGATCGCATGGAGCGGGCCGAGGCGCGCTTGAGCAGCTTCTCCGCGGCTCCCAAGTCCGATGAATCATTGGAAATGGCCCAGCGGCTCGAACAGAACTTCACGACGGTACTCGGCCTCGTTCGCGAACAGCACGAAGCACTCGATCAGCTCAATACCCCGGGGTTCGGCAAACTGCGTGACGAGCTGATCGAGCCCAGTGCCGCCCTCGCTGCCAGCATGACCGAGTTCGTCCATTACGGTTTCAGCACGGGGCAGGCGATGACTGCCGAGTTCCGTGCCCGGGCTGACCGCTTCGCTATCATCAAGCTGGGCGCACTGGTACTGGCCGCACTGGTGTTGGTGCTGGTGTATGTCGGCCTGCGTGCGACGGTGATACGACCGCTCAACTCCGCGGTCAAGCACCTTCAGACCATTGCCAAGGCCGACCTGACCAGCAAGATTCCCGAGGGCAGCCGCAACGAGATCGGCAAGCTGTTCAACGCCATGCGCAACATGCAGCAGAGCCTGACCCGCATCGTTGGCCAGGTGCGCGACGGTAGCGGGTCGATCCACATCGGCACCCGCGAGATTGCCAGCGGCAATGCCGATCTGTCGTCACGTACCGAGCAGCAGGCGGCTTCGCTGCAGGAGACGGCGGCGAGCATGGAAGAACTTACCGCCACGGTACGCCAGAACGCCGACAATGCGCGCCAGGCCAGCGGGCTGGCCCTGGACGCCTCGACGACAGCCGAACGTGGCGGCGAGGTGGTGGATCGCGTGGTCAAGACCATGGGGAGTATTTCCACGAGCTCCCGGAAGATCAGCGACATCACCAGCGTGATCGACTCCATCGCTTTCCAGACCAACATCCTGGCGCTGAACGCCTCGGTCGAGGCGGCGCGTGCTGGCGAGCAGGGGCGCGGCTTCGCCGTCGTGGCCGGCGAGGTGCGCAACCTCGCCAGTCGCAGTGCCACCGCGGCCAAGGAGATCAAGGATCTGATCGACGGCTCGGTGGCCCAGGTGAAGGAGGGCTCGACCCTCGCCGAACAGGCCGGCGAGACCATGGACGAGGTGGTCAAGGCGGTGCGCCGCGTGACCGACATCATGGACGAGATATCGGCGGCTTCGCAGGAACAGAGCGATGGTATCGAGCAGGTGAGCCAGGCGGTGGGCCAGATGGATCAGGTCACTCAGCAGAACGCCTCGCTGGTCCAGCAGGCCACGGTTGCCGCTGCCTCGCTCGAAGAGCAAGCCAGCCGTCTCGAGCAGGCCGTCGCGGTGTTTCGCCTGACGGGAGACGCGCAACAAGTGTCCCAAGCCGGTGCGAGCCAGCGCCGAGGCGGTGCTTCTCCGGGCGAGGCGACACTGGCGCAGCGTACCGGCGTGCCAGCCCTGGCCAAGCCGACAGGTGGGGCGCAACCCACTACGCGCCAAGCGGCCGAGATCGATCCCAAGCCGAAGCGCAAGACCCAGGCCGAACCCGTCGCCGAGGGCGAGTGGGAAGAATTCTGA